The Triticum aestivum cultivar Chinese Spring chromosome 3A, IWGSC CS RefSeq v2.1, whole genome shotgun sequence genome includes a region encoding these proteins:
- the LOC123063017 gene encoding snRNA-activating protein complex subunit isoform X8 produces MLAWWLLVSFHANQKNLARMSASSTPGNETVPSSASAETQSSVSAPGDMAIGLHEPQGSNGKTRGGKRKTRERNGNNGALTSDSTAERETSGSPVELAIVPHESEGSKGKPRGRKGKDVTSSTPSIESETPVLPSEDMSVVPHDPEGTDGQTERKKCKKRGRHFDREVRAHILQGSYLSKAEKMSEIMVKQEDDKRAARLHSFSGDSVMSKGSKASAEKIDLAKSLKYNSAHSAPWKNKASKSDEHMPIVYPEAILCVEIYECRHGSVKNQEFLVLGSQLLTDLKDNIYCSTNKLMELNKLHNHSGYFLIEDTFYNDTRHYSAVDYSKPILDWLDNSSDEVAEKWDAISSGVLKKRQKDLLKGLHISNVPEFKSANMQSTYFSDLHFRLGAGYLYCHQGNCKHTFVIRDMRLIHPEDTQNQAEYPLMTFQMQRRFQKCSVCQIYLATKMTVDDKWAPNNPCYFCKQCYYLLHYKEDDSLLYHHTVYDYFQE; encoded by the exons ATGTTGGCATGGTGGTTACTAGTTAGCTTCCATGCCAATCAAAAAAATTTAGCAAG AATGTCAGCGAGTTCCACCCCTGGAAATGAGACTGTCCCCTCAAGCGCATCAGCTGAAACACAAAGTTCAGTATCAGCTCCCGGTGATATGGCAATTGGACTGCATGAACCACAAGGCAGCAATGGGAAAACAAGAGGTGGAAAGAGGAAAACCAGAGAGAGGAATGGAAACAATGGTGCCCTCACCTCAGATTCAACAGCTGAAAGAGAGACATCTGGATCACCCGTTGAGTTGGCGATTGTACCACATGAATCAGAAGGGAGCAAGGGGAAACCCAGAGGCAGAAAGGGTAAAGATGTAACCTCTTCAACTCCATCAATTGAAAGTGAAACACCTGTATTGCCTAGTGAGGATATGTCAGTTGTTCCTCATGATCCAGAAGGTACAGATGGTCAAACAGAACGTAAAAAGTGTAAAAAGAGAGGCAGGCATTTTGATCGGGAAGTTCGAGCGCATATTTTACAG GGGAGTTATCTTAGTAAAGCAGAGAAGATGTCAGAGATCATGGTAAAGCAAGAAGATGACAAACGTGCAGCAAGGCTGCACTCATTCAG TGGTGATTCTGTGATGTCCAAAGGCTCTAAGGCATCGGCGGAGAAAATTGACTTGGCAAAATCTCTTAAATACAACAGTGCCCACAGTGCCCCCTGGAAG AACAAAGCTTCGAAATCTGACGAACACATGCCTATAGTTTATCCAGAAGCAATTCTTTGTGTCGAAATTTATGAGTGCAGGCATGGCTCTGTGAAA AATCAGGAATTTCTTGTGTTGGGGAGCCAGCTCCTCACAGATCTGAAGGACAATATTTACTGTTCGACTAATAAGTTGATGGAGTTGAACAAGCTACACAATCATTCTGGCTATTTTCTTATTGAG GACACGTTCTACAATGACACTAGACATTATTCTGCCGTTGATTACAGTAAGCCTATACTTGACTGGCTTGACAATTCCAGTGATGAGGTGGCGGAGAAGTGGGACGCCATTAGTTCTGGCGTGTTGAAGAAACGACAAAAGGACTTATTGAAGGGCTTGCATATTTCAAATGTGCCCGAGTTTAAATCTGCAAACATGCAAAGTACCTACTTTTCAGACCTGCACTTCCGGCTTGGTGCCGGGTACCTCTACTGCCACCAG GGGAACTGCAAGCACACGTTTGTGATTAGAGACATGAGGCTGATCCACCCGGAGGACACGCAGAACCAAGCGGAGTACCCTCTCATGACGTTCCAAATGCAGAGGCGTTTCCAGAAGTGTTCAGTGTGCCAGATCTACCTCGCCACGAAGATGACGGTGGACGATAAATGGGCTCCCAATAATCCCTGCTATTTCTGCAAGCAGTGCTACTACCTCCTCCACTACAAGGAGGACGACTCGCTGTTATACCATCATACCGTGTATGATTACTTCCAAGAGTAG
- the LOC123063017 gene encoding snRNA-activating protein complex subunit isoform X7, which translates to MLAWWLLVSFHANQKNLASTCRMSASSTPGNETVPSSASAETQSSVSAPGDMAIGLHEPQGSNGKTRGGKRKTRERNGNNGALTSDSTAERETSGSPVELAIVPHESEGSKGKPRGRKGKDVTSSTPSIESETPVLPSEDMSVVPHDPEGTDGQTERKKCKKRGRHFDREVRAHILQGSYLSKAEKMSEIMVKQEDDKRAARLHSFSGDSVMSKGSKASAEKIDLAKSLKYNSAHSAPWKNKASKSDEHMPIVYPEAILCVEIYECRHGSVKNQEFLVLGSQLLTDLKDNIYCSTNKLMELNKLHNHSGYFLIEDTFYNDTRHYSAVDYSKPILDWLDNSSDEVAEKWDAISSGVLKKRQKDLLKGLHISNVPEFKSANMQSTYFSDLHFRLGAGYLYCHQGNCKHTFVIRDMRLIHPEDTQNQAEYPLMTFQMQRRFQKCSVCQIYLATKMTVDDKWAPNNPCYFCKQCYYLLHYKEDDSLLYHHTVYDYFQE; encoded by the exons ATGTTGGCATGGTGGTTACTAGTTAGCTTCCATGCCAATCAAAAAAATTTAGCAAG CACATGCAGAATGTCAGCGAGTTCCACCCCTGGAAATGAGACTGTCCCCTCAAGCGCATCAGCTGAAACACAAAGTTCAGTATCAGCTCCCGGTGATATGGCAATTGGACTGCATGAACCACAAGGCAGCAATGGGAAAACAAGAGGTGGAAAGAGGAAAACCAGAGAGAGGAATGGAAACAATGGTGCCCTCACCTCAGATTCAACAGCTGAAAGAGAGACATCTGGATCACCCGTTGAGTTGGCGATTGTACCACATGAATCAGAAGGGAGCAAGGGGAAACCCAGAGGCAGAAAGGGTAAAGATGTAACCTCTTCAACTCCATCAATTGAAAGTGAAACACCTGTATTGCCTAGTGAGGATATGTCAGTTGTTCCTCATGATCCAGAAGGTACAGATGGTCAAACAGAACGTAAAAAGTGTAAAAAGAGAGGCAGGCATTTTGATCGGGAAGTTCGAGCGCATATTTTACAG GGGAGTTATCTTAGTAAAGCAGAGAAGATGTCAGAGATCATGGTAAAGCAAGAAGATGACAAACGTGCAGCAAGGCTGCACTCATTCAG TGGTGATTCTGTGATGTCCAAAGGCTCTAAGGCATCGGCGGAGAAAATTGACTTGGCAAAATCTCTTAAATACAACAGTGCCCACAGTGCCCCCTGGAAG AACAAAGCTTCGAAATCTGACGAACACATGCCTATAGTTTATCCAGAAGCAATTCTTTGTGTCGAAATTTATGAGTGCAGGCATGGCTCTGTGAAA AATCAGGAATTTCTTGTGTTGGGGAGCCAGCTCCTCACAGATCTGAAGGACAATATTTACTGTTCGACTAATAAGTTGATGGAGTTGAACAAGCTACACAATCATTCTGGCTATTTTCTTATTGAG GACACGTTCTACAATGACACTAGACATTATTCTGCCGTTGATTACAGTAAGCCTATACTTGACTGGCTTGACAATTCCAGTGATGAGGTGGCGGAGAAGTGGGACGCCATTAGTTCTGGCGTGTTGAAGAAACGACAAAAGGACTTATTGAAGGGCTTGCATATTTCAAATGTGCCCGAGTTTAAATCTGCAAACATGCAAAGTACCTACTTTTCAGACCTGCACTTCCGGCTTGGTGCCGGGTACCTCTACTGCCACCAG GGGAACTGCAAGCACACGTTTGTGATTAGAGACATGAGGCTGATCCACCCGGAGGACACGCAGAACCAAGCGGAGTACCCTCTCATGACGTTCCAAATGCAGAGGCGTTTCCAGAAGTGTTCAGTGTGCCAGATCTACCTCGCCACGAAGATGACGGTGGACGATAAATGGGCTCCCAATAATCCCTGCTATTTCTGCAAGCAGTGCTACTACCTCCTCCACTACAAGGAGGACGACTCGCTGTTATACCATCATACCGTGTATGATTACTTCCAAGAGTAG